A stretch of Edaphobacter lichenicola DNA encodes these proteins:
- a CDS encoding TonB-dependent receptor gives MRGVVQDSAKARVSAATIDVEWSGSSQTRHATSDSQGEFRVEDLTPGSWHVSVYAPSFANATADVSVAASTTRDILVTLQPSTVQQAVGVRAQSSSISTQPIDLSSNVHQSVVTTQDLEGLPLPARSFANIAYLAPGTEPVEPSDPTKARITAVSTGGSSGLNNELTVDGGDNSDDYIGGFLQNFSPDAIQEFAIRTAQEDADTGGTTAGSIVTTTKSGTNEWHGIAAFYERAAALNARYPIENPAPNPKQPFSRQNYVGTLGGPIEPGKLWFFTAFESVQENASIAYSPTSATQFDALSSLASEGLIPEVPSITVPDNVRIPFRDYFGSLRLDWTQSAKSQWFLRGSTDTYTTHNDLVQQATLPSTGLLTHNNYFSLLISTQYTFTPTLVGKLVLNASGLHLTQSRNSDLGFALAFPVSSTALTVSGFETYGDNQFATPITFFPSERNQEKYQIRYDVSSARGRHAMKFGVNFIHEPVLGGAFPNSTETLFQLPQNPTYYLSNPSQFSTDLLAGATTSNLGGSFSQNVQRLALYAQDSWRVSPSLTFNYGLRYSTSFGLFNGSGHSQTNNPGYITLAALGIPLVASAPHDDRKQIAPRLGFAYSPGSSRMTVLRGGFGLYFSDLAQTGWATALQAVNMPPGPCVDPVQNQDSSQNAGCVPGSASGGTANLIDSGYKTPYAIHISGGVQHAFNANWSLSADYIHEQGNHAYRAYSYTGGINLFTPELPVTDPNQATYVPNVNVFHSDNRSSYNGLMVHLQGNVTRRFNLIANYTLSKAQTWGCVLGELFDYVNGVCNPLNSFGPGDYGPSGEDVRQRFVIAGTLQAPAGFQISALSQGESARPFTITTADNSMRIAINGLPTSLDQFRGTPYLQTDLRVSRPVSLRDSWTIMPFAEFFNLFNRNNPGANYVTNIASLPVPSAQAQAGNITDICTNAACTSTEPITSPNQLRLAGGALGDFFGPGTTVGIPFAAQLGVRVTF, from the coding sequence ATGCGCGGAGTTGTTCAGGACTCAGCTAAAGCGCGCGTCTCCGCCGCGACCATTGATGTCGAATGGTCAGGCTCTTCGCAGACCAGGCATGCCACCTCCGATTCTCAGGGAGAATTTCGCGTCGAAGACCTGACTCCTGGTTCTTGGCATGTGAGCGTCTATGCGCCCAGTTTTGCGAACGCCACGGCAGATGTCTCTGTTGCCGCGAGCACGACCCGAGACATTCTAGTTACCCTGCAGCCTTCGACAGTGCAACAGGCAGTTGGTGTCCGGGCGCAAAGCTCTTCGATTTCGACGCAACCTATCGACCTGTCCAGCAACGTTCATCAGAGTGTTGTTACTACGCAAGATTTGGAAGGATTGCCGCTTCCAGCAAGAAGTTTTGCCAACATAGCTTATCTCGCTCCTGGGACCGAACCGGTGGAACCGTCCGACCCTACAAAAGCACGAATCACAGCGGTTTCGACCGGCGGCAGCTCTGGCCTGAACAACGAGCTTACCGTCGATGGTGGCGACAACTCGGACGACTATATTGGCGGTTTCCTACAGAACTTTTCCCCGGACGCCATTCAAGAGTTTGCAATACGCACGGCCCAAGAGGACGCCGATACCGGAGGTACTACCGCCGGCTCAATTGTGACTACAACCAAGAGTGGCACCAACGAATGGCATGGTATTGCGGCATTCTATGAGCGAGCGGCTGCGTTGAACGCTCGGTATCCGATTGAGAATCCTGCTCCGAATCCAAAGCAGCCTTTTTCCCGTCAGAATTACGTTGGAACTCTCGGAGGTCCGATTGAACCGGGCAAACTTTGGTTCTTTACGGCTTTTGAAAGTGTGCAGGAGAATGCCAGCATAGCCTACAGTCCAACGAGCGCTACTCAATTCGATGCGCTCTCGTCTTTGGCTTCCGAAGGGCTGATTCCTGAGGTTCCTTCTATCACGGTGCCTGATAACGTCCGCATACCGTTCCGCGATTATTTCGGCTCGCTCCGTCTTGACTGGACGCAGTCGGCAAAGTCCCAGTGGTTTCTGAGGGGATCAACCGATACTTACACCACACATAATGACCTTGTGCAGCAGGCCACGCTGCCTTCTACGGGTTTGCTTACACACAACAACTACTTCAGCCTGTTGATCAGCACCCAATACACTTTCACTCCAACCCTGGTAGGGAAACTGGTACTCAACGCTAGCGGATTGCACCTCACTCAATCCCGTAACTCGGATCTTGGCTTTGCTCTCGCCTTTCCTGTCAGCTCGACCGCGCTCACCGTTTCCGGTTTTGAAACCTATGGTGACAACCAATTCGCCACGCCAATTACGTTCTTCCCTTCCGAGCGCAACCAGGAGAAGTATCAGATTCGATATGACGTGAGCAGCGCTCGAGGCCGCCACGCGATGAAGTTCGGAGTTAACTTCATCCACGAGCCTGTGCTCGGCGGTGCGTTTCCAAATAGCACAGAGACTCTGTTTCAGCTCCCACAGAATCCCACTTACTACCTAAGCAACCCGTCTCAGTTCAGCACCGACCTGCTAGCCGGAGCTACAACCTCCAACTTGGGTGGTAGCTTCTCACAAAACGTCCAGCGTTTAGCGCTTTACGCGCAGGATTCCTGGAGAGTCTCGCCGAGCCTAACCTTCAACTACGGCCTTCGCTATTCGACGAGCTTTGGACTCTTCAATGGATCGGGGCACAGTCAGACAAACAATCCCGGATACATCACCCTCGCGGCGCTGGGTATTCCGCTCGTCGCGAGCGCCCCGCATGACGATCGCAAACAGATTGCACCTCGGTTAGGTTTCGCCTATTCGCCCGGCAGTAGCCGAATGACGGTTCTTCGGGGTGGTTTCGGACTGTACTTTAGTGATCTGGCTCAGACTGGTTGGGCAACTGCATTGCAGGCCGTAAATATGCCACCAGGCCCTTGCGTCGATCCGGTTCAAAACCAGGACAGTTCGCAAAACGCAGGATGTGTCCCGGGGAGCGCCTCCGGAGGGACAGCAAACTTGATTGATTCTGGTTATAAAACCCCTTACGCAATCCACATTTCCGGTGGCGTCCAACATGCGTTTAACGCGAACTGGTCGTTAAGCGCCGACTACATCCACGAACAAGGAAATCATGCCTACCGCGCCTACAGCTACACCGGGGGTATTAACCTCTTCACACCGGAACTTCCAGTTACAGATCCAAACCAGGCGACTTACGTCCCAAATGTGAATGTCTTCCACTCCGACAATCGATCTAGCTATAACGGACTCATGGTGCATTTACAGGGCAACGTGACGCGCCGGTTCAATCTCATTGCGAACTACACTTTATCGAAGGCGCAGACCTGGGGCTGCGTCCTTGGGGAACTTTTTGACTATGTCAACGGCGTATGCAATCCTCTGAACTCTTTTGGCCCCGGTGACTATGGCCCTTCGGGGGAAGATGTCCGTCAGCGCTTTGTTATCGCTGGAACCTTGCAGGCACCGGCAGGCTTTCAGATCAGCGCTTTGTCGCAGGGTGAAAGCGCGCGTCCTTTCACCATCACCACGGCGGACAACAGTATGCGCATTGCGATCAATGGACTGCCTACGTCGCTTGACCAGTTCCGCGGCACTCCCTATCTTCAAACCGACCTGCGCGTAAGCCGTCCGGTATCGCTCAGGGATAGTTGGACAATCATGCCATTTGCGGAGTTCTTCAATCTCTTCAATCGCAATAACCCGGGTGCGAATTATGTGACCAATATCGCGTCACTTCCAGTGCCATCGGCGCAGGCGCAGGCCGGCAATATTACCGATATTTGTACCAACGCGGCCTGTACCTCCACTGAACCTATTACCAGCCCAAATCAATTGCGTCTGGCAGGCGGCGCGCTTGGAGACTTCTTTGGACCGGGCACCACCGTCGGAATCCCCTTCGCGGCACAACTAGGTGTGAGAGTCACATTCTAG
- a CDS encoding TonB-dependent receptor: protein MKRLRTRLLQAVLYSLAVIFLTITSLPSLNAQIYRGGIGGAVTDSTDAAVVGAAVSAVDTATSLTYNTVSSSSGEFNFSNLPLGSYTVTISSAGFATAKYDKVQVVAGPSYTLSAKLTLSSTGQTVEVTAAALALDTETDVQATVLPETVVQNLPNSGRDFTQMLAQTTGFAGLSTGGGALYASVNGTRSNAVNWQIEGTDNNDLWWNIPAVNQGGVSAIAGVIFPIDAIENFSFVTTGATELGRNPGGTANLTIKSGTNQLHGTAYYFNHNEFFERQNPFLTSKAASRNQNYGFSVGGPILRDKFFFFLSGEHQNFLIGAENHATEPSAAYQSAAYALLDYYGVPHNTVSVNLLNGNDTLRGLWPAAALTGPANPENYQASGNLTGHSFNGVIKVDYKLSDKDHLSARWYVGQGTQTAPTSSDLTPYFENAPIHVQNYSLIYNRIITTSMANQLAVGVSYFNQVFGDADTGFDPIGLGFNTGVTDPALPGSPHLVIGPTSSSNGLSAGNTGFDPTGVTAPSGRNDITGHLDDDLTWTKGAHQLHFGGEIRQAQVDDFYQTGQRGTIYFDGSQGPWNYATNFVDGVAQTPCSALATTNLGVAPGANLNTTSNVFFLADFLAGCLNPTSSSIVQGNPKRQVFVNTFALYAQDAWQITKRFNFNYGLRYDYEGPVHSDYPNLSIFDPSSATGLSVAGQGVANVYPKFWSGVSPRFGFAYQLDSTGSTVLHGGYGFYYDSVYMKSILQNNGAQNIAVFGPGQNPAGSDQVVNAQGLNQVVQSGVDIFPAFNPSSILADAGPGSITISTFDKNFKPANVQIFDLNIQRSLTNSVIAQIGYVGSKGTHLMGLFDINAAALGSAYNPCPPPDVLPGGSCSVNPQQLTRPYNTQFPAFGVIDAARSNLGSIYHSLQSSLRLQGWHGLTAQLAYTWSHSLDYETGALPYVPQDPTNEKGEYGNSDFDVRNTFTGYFNYAIPTFRGPERLTHGWELNSGFSFHGGTPYTVTASSNVSGNGEFADRAVQVIAHPTAGVSHAIVNGSVQWFNPAAFVDPAPGTYSPTRRGQNYNPGYKAFDLSVIKTTAITERVRAQFKANIYNLFNTTNLAPVGFPSTGQVGAIGSTLGPYLGNPTIGPGEPLNVEFALKILF from the coding sequence ATGAAACGACTACGAACACGTCTCCTGCAGGCTGTTCTCTACAGCCTCGCCGTCATCTTCCTCACCATCACATCCCTGCCTTCGCTCAACGCCCAGATCTACCGCGGTGGCATTGGAGGCGCCGTCACTGACTCCACCGACGCGGCCGTCGTCGGTGCAGCTGTGTCTGCCGTAGACACAGCTACGAGTCTTACCTACAACACCGTGTCCTCAAGCTCGGGCGAATTCAACTTTTCGAATCTGCCTTTGGGCAGCTACACAGTCACCATCAGTTCTGCCGGTTTCGCGACCGCGAAGTACGACAAGGTGCAGGTCGTTGCCGGCCCGAGTTACACGCTCTCCGCGAAGCTAACCCTCTCTTCAACTGGCCAGACTGTGGAGGTGACAGCTGCCGCATTGGCGCTCGATACTGAGACGGATGTGCAGGCTACAGTTCTTCCGGAAACGGTTGTGCAGAATCTGCCCAATAGCGGGCGCGACTTTACGCAAATGCTCGCTCAAACCACAGGATTTGCTGGATTGTCCACTGGCGGCGGTGCACTCTATGCCAGTGTGAACGGAACCAGGTCCAACGCGGTAAATTGGCAGATCGAAGGCACGGACAACAACGATCTTTGGTGGAACATTCCCGCAGTCAACCAGGGCGGAGTCTCTGCGATAGCGGGCGTGATCTTTCCCATCGATGCAATTGAAAACTTCTCCTTTGTGACCACGGGCGCGACCGAGCTTGGGCGCAATCCGGGCGGAACAGCAAACCTCACCATCAAATCCGGCACCAACCAGCTTCATGGCACGGCCTACTACTTCAACCATAACGAGTTCTTTGAGCGGCAGAATCCCTTCTTAACCAGCAAGGCTGCATCGCGGAATCAAAACTACGGCTTCTCAGTTGGCGGCCCGATTCTCAGGGACAAGTTCTTCTTCTTCCTGTCCGGTGAACATCAGAACTTTTTGATCGGCGCTGAAAATCACGCCACCGAACCATCGGCTGCCTATCAGAGCGCTGCATATGCACTCCTCGATTATTACGGCGTACCCCATAACACCGTGTCGGTAAATTTGCTCAATGGAAACGACACTCTCCGGGGCCTCTGGCCAGCCGCTGCACTCACCGGACCTGCCAATCCGGAAAACTACCAGGCCTCAGGCAATCTTACCGGGCATAGTTTCAACGGCGTTATCAAGGTGGATTACAAGCTCTCCGACAAAGACCATCTCTCCGCCAGGTGGTACGTGGGTCAAGGCACGCAGACCGCGCCAACCTCCTCCGACCTGACACCGTACTTCGAGAACGCACCCATCCACGTTCAAAACTACTCTTTGATCTACAACCGCATTATTACCACTTCAATGGCCAATCAGCTCGCTGTGGGAGTCAGCTATTTCAACCAGGTGTTTGGCGATGCCGATACAGGGTTCGATCCCATCGGCCTCGGCTTCAACACAGGTGTCACCGATCCGGCTCTGCCGGGCTCCCCCCACTTGGTCATCGGTCCCACCAGCAGCAGTAATGGCCTTTCCGCTGGCAACACCGGATTCGATCCGACCGGTGTCACTGCGCCTTCGGGAAGGAATGACATCACCGGCCACCTTGACGACGATTTAACCTGGACCAAAGGGGCGCATCAGCTCCATTTCGGCGGTGAGATCCGCCAAGCTCAGGTTGACGACTTCTATCAGACTGGACAGCGCGGAACCATCTACTTCGACGGCTCTCAGGGCCCATGGAACTACGCGACAAACTTTGTCGACGGAGTGGCGCAGACACCGTGCTCTGCATTAGCTACAACGAACCTTGGAGTAGCTCCCGGAGCTAATCTGAACACGACATCCAATGTCTTTTTCCTTGCAGACTTCCTGGCGGGATGCTTGAATCCAACGTCTTCGAGCATCGTTCAGGGCAATCCGAAGCGACAGGTTTTCGTGAACACGTTTGCCCTCTACGCTCAGGATGCCTGGCAAATCACAAAACGCTTCAACTTCAACTACGGCTTGCGCTACGACTATGAAGGTCCTGTGCACTCTGACTATCCCAACCTCTCGATCTTCGACCCATCGAGCGCAACCGGTCTTTCAGTCGCAGGGCAGGGCGTGGCAAACGTCTATCCCAAATTTTGGAGCGGTGTAAGCCCGCGATTCGGGTTTGCCTATCAACTGGATAGCACCGGCAGTACGGTCCTTCACGGTGGCTACGGCTTTTACTACGACTCGGTCTATATGAAATCGATCTTGCAGAATAACGGCGCGCAGAACATCGCCGTCTTCGGGCCAGGCCAGAATCCCGCAGGCAGTGATCAGGTCGTGAACGCACAGGGGCTCAACCAGGTGGTTCAGTCAGGAGTTGACATCTTTCCTGCCTTCAATCCCTCAAGCATCCTTGCCGATGCTGGGCCGGGTAGCATCACCATCTCCACCTTTGACAAGAACTTCAAGCCCGCCAATGTGCAGATATTTGACCTGAATATTCAGCGCAGCCTCACAAACTCTGTCATTGCCCAGATAGGGTACGTTGGCTCAAAGGGAACTCATCTTATGGGCTTGTTCGACATCAACGCCGCTGCTCTGGGAAGCGCCTACAACCCTTGCCCACCCCCAGATGTCCTTCCCGGAGGTTCTTGCAGCGTCAATCCCCAGCAGCTCACCCGCCCCTACAACACCCAGTTTCCAGCATTCGGCGTGATCGACGCAGCCCGAAGCAACCTCGGCTCCATATATCACTCGCTTCAATCAAGCCTGCGCCTCCAGGGATGGCACGGTCTAACCGCGCAGTTGGCCTACACTTGGTCGCATTCGCTCGACTATGAGACCGGCGCTCTGCCTTATGTCCCGCAAGACCCCACCAATGAAAAAGGAGAGTACGGAAACTCCGACTTCGACGTTCGCAACACTTTTACAGGGTACTTCAACTACGCAATCCCAACCTTCCGCGGGCCAGAGCGGCTCACTCACGGCTGGGAGTTGAACTCCGGATTCTCCTTCCACGGCGGCACACCTTACACCGTTACTGCTAGTTCGAATGTCAGTGGAAACGGGGAGTTTGCGGACCGGGCGGTACAGGTGATTGCTCATCCCACAGCCGGCGTCTCCCACGCCATCGTCAACGGCTCGGTTCAATGGTTCAATCCCGCTGCCTTTGTTGACCCCGCGCCCGGAACCTACTCCCCAACACGCCGCGGACAGAACTACAATCCCGGCTATAAGGCGTTCGACCTCTCTGTCATCAAGACGACAGCGATCACTGAAAGAGTAAGAGCTCAGTTCAAGGCAAATATCTACAACCTGTTCAACACCACGAATCTGGCACCGGTAGGTTTTCCATCGACTGGCCAGGTCGGGGCAATCGGCTCCACACTTGGACCCTATCTCGGCAACCCCACCATCGGGCCGGGCGAGCCTCTCAATGTTGAATTCGCCTTGAAGATCCTCTTCTAG
- a CDS encoding TetR/AcrR family transcriptional regulator, whose translation MSPWPSSSTVDYRYNPHCRIRFVILIWSQIILEEVHMGYSQAQKEKTHKRIVAIASKRFREKGLAGFGIAELMKEAGLTVGGFYKHFDSRDELVAEAVSDAFGVWQRQKEAAESSGQSLSFAKLIDDYLSDVHRKNPGTGCAFSALAPEIARSDERTRALTSQQVRNDLELIAGLLPGKDKRAARSRAILTFSALVGAMSLARAVSDETISHEILKSVGDLLKNPTSEHSEE comes from the coding sequence TTGAGCCCTTGGCCTTCGTCGAGCACCGTGGATTATCGTTATAATCCTCATTGCAGGATTAGATTCGTAATCCTGATTTGGTCGCAGATTATTTTGGAGGAGGTTCATATGGGCTATTCCCAGGCCCAAAAGGAGAAAACTCACAAGCGCATCGTTGCCATTGCCTCAAAGAGATTCCGCGAAAAGGGCCTTGCAGGATTCGGAATTGCGGAGTTGATGAAGGAAGCCGGCTTGACGGTGGGAGGCTTCTACAAGCACTTCGACTCGCGTGACGAACTGGTGGCCGAGGCAGTCAGCGATGCATTCGGTGTCTGGCAGCGCCAAAAGGAAGCTGCTGAATCCAGCGGGCAGTCGCTTTCCTTTGCGAAGCTGATCGACGACTACCTGAGCGATGTGCACCGCAAGAATCCAGGTACGGGCTGTGCCTTCAGCGCACTTGCGCCGGAGATCGCTCGCAGCGATGAGCGAACTCGCGCGCTTACCTCTCAACAAGTCAGGAATGACCTTGAGTTGATTGCCGGGTTGCTGCCAGGCAAGGACAAGCGCGCGGCAAGATCGAGAGCGATCTTGACTTTCAGCGCCCTCGTCGGAGCGATGTCGCTGGCCCGCGCCGTATCGGATGAGACGATTTCACACGAAATCCTGAAGTCGGTGGGAGACCTTCTGAAGAATCCCACCTCGGAGCACTCAGAAGAGTAA
- a CDS encoding quinone oxidoreductase family protein: protein MRAMRAEQFSGYEALKLVELPKPAATDGKVLVRITAAGVTPLDHTILFGNFHIPEQPLVLGNEGAGVVEEGGGADFPAGSRVMFWGAYGALEDGTYREWIAVRKEDLCLIPDGVDDISAAGIPVAYLTAQVALTVAGFRPGKTVLAPAIGGSVGNAVTQLARALGAKHAISSTTNHAKSEQAKALGFDEVIDTSLEKLGDGVRRITDGYGADIVIDGIGGEVLSEALKALALGGSLTTLGYSASRKTTIDVTDLIVPQASIRSLNMFRQPQATVTDAWNAIVSLLQSGAIKPIVAKTFPLAEAAEALRYLVEGRPFGRVVLTV from the coding sequence ATGCGTGCAATGAGAGCGGAGCAATTTAGTGGCTATGAAGCGTTGAAGCTCGTCGAGCTTCCCAAACCTGCGGCCACAGACGGGAAAGTATTGGTGCGAATCACGGCGGCTGGCGTCACGCCGCTCGACCATACAATTCTCTTCGGTAATTTTCACATCCCGGAGCAGCCGCTAGTCCTGGGCAACGAAGGAGCGGGCGTCGTGGAGGAGGGAGGCGGAGCGGACTTTCCCGCGGGCTCACGCGTGATGTTCTGGGGCGCGTATGGCGCTTTGGAGGACGGAACCTACCGTGAGTGGATTGCCGTCCGAAAGGAAGATCTTTGTCTGATACCTGATGGTGTCGACGATATAAGCGCCGCAGGCATTCCAGTCGCGTATCTCACCGCGCAAGTGGCTCTTACCGTCGCCGGTTTTCGTCCCGGTAAAACCGTGCTGGCACCGGCGATCGGGGGATCAGTCGGCAACGCGGTGACGCAATTGGCGCGCGCTCTGGGAGCAAAACACGCCATATCGAGCACGACCAACCATGCGAAATCCGAGCAAGCGAAGGCGCTCGGATTCGATGAAGTCATCGATACTTCCTTGGAGAAGTTAGGTGACGGCGTGCGTCGTATCACCGACGGCTACGGCGCAGATATTGTGATCGATGGGATCGGCGGTGAAGTCTTGAGCGAGGCGCTCAAAGCGCTCGCGTTGGGAGGAAGCCTCACAACACTGGGATATTCCGCAAGCCGTAAGACAACCATTGACGTGACAGATCTCATCGTGCCGCAAGCCAGCATCCGGAGTCTCAATATGTTTCGTCAGCCGCAGGCGACCGTTACGGACGCGTGGAACGCAATTGTGTCTCTCCTTCAATCCGGTGCGATCAAACCGATCGTGGCGAAGACGTTCCCTCTGGCCGAAGCGGCTGAGGCTCTGCGCTATCTCGTTGAGGGCCGCCCCTTCGGTAGGGTAGTTCTTACAGTCTGA